GCTGTCTGGCGATGGCGTCGGTCGTCGTCGTCCAGGCGTTCGTCTTCGGTGACGGGGGCGTCCTCGCGCTCGGCGCGAACCTGCTGAACATGGCCGTCATCGACGTGTTTGTCGGCTACGTGTTGTTCCGCGCGCTCGTCGGCGTCGACGAGACCCTCGCCGCGTTCGTCGCCGGCTGGGGTGCGATCACCGTCTCGGCGGCCGCGGTCGGCCTTCAGGCGGGCCTCTCGTCGACGTTCGCGTACGACCTCGGGACGACCCTCACCGTCATGACCGCGGGACACGCCGTTCTCGGCCTCGTCGAGGGAGCGATCACCGTCCTCGTCGTGCGCTACCTCGTGCAGGTCCGACCAGACCTCGTGCTCGGGCTCGGCCGTGCCCGCGCGACCCCCGAGGAGGTGGCGGCGTGAGCGCCTCGGCCGTGACCCGCCCGTGGCTCCGCCGCTCGCTCGTCGCCGTCGGTGTGCTGGTGTTGCTCGCGCCGGTGTTCGCGCTGGCCGCCGGCGCGGTCGGCTACGCCGAACCGCTGGAGAACGTCGCCGAGGCGACCGGCGCGGTCGAACACGAGCGGACGCTCCTCGGAAGCCCCCTCCCCGACTACTCCGTCCCGGGCACCGGAACGGTCGTCGGCACGCTCGTCTCGGGGGTCGTCGGCACGGCGATCACCCTCGGCGTCGCGCTCGGCGTCGGCCGGCTACTCGACCGCAACCCCGACCCGTGAGGCGATGACGGCCCTCCTCCACGTCTCGACCGATCTCGTCGGTGTGGTCCGCGCGGCGCTCGAAACCGAGGAGACGGCGGCGGTCGACGGCTTCGTCCAGCGACTCCACCCCGCCGTCCGGCTCCTCGGCGTCGTCGCGCTCCTCGTCGCGGCCGCGCTCTCGGCGGATCTGGTCGTCCTCGTCGGCCTGCTGGCTCTCGCGGTCGCCCTCGCGGTCGCGTCGCGGGTGCCGCTCCGATCGTTCCTCGCGCGGACGCTCGCCGTCGCGGCGCTCTCGGGTGTCGTCGTCCTCCCCCAGCTCATCCTCTACCCGGGGCCGACGGCAGCGACACTCTGGGGCGTCGAGATCACCCACACGGGGCTCGCGTACGTCGCCGTCTTCGAGACCCGCGTGACCGCGAGCGTCGCCCTCGTGACGCTCCTCACGTTGACGACGCCGTTCGGGACGCTCGTGGCGACGCTCCGGCGGCTCGGCGCGCCGACGACGCCGACGACGCTCCTCGCGCTCACCTACCGCTACCTGTTCGTGAGCTTCGCCGAGCTCCACCGGGCGCTGCTTGCGCGGGAGAGCCGACGGCTCCGCCCGCGCGGGATCGCCGCCGAGTGGCGCGAACTCGGGGCGCTCTCGGGGAGCTTTCTCCTGCGGACGATCGAACGCGGCGAGCGCGTCGAGCGAGCGATGCGGGCCCGGGGGGGTGCGCGACCGGCGACGCCGTACCGTCGGCCGCGGCCGCTCGGCGTGCGCGACGGCCTGTTCACCCTGACGGCGCTCGGCACGCTCGCGCTGGTGGTGTTGTCGTGACCGCGCCGGTCCTCCGTGCGCGCGACCTCCGGTACGCGTACCCCGACGGGACCGTCGCGCTCGACGGCGTCGACCTCACCGTCGCGTCGGGCGAGCGCGTGGCGATCACTGGCCCGAACGGGTCGGGGAAGAGCACGCTCCTGCAGGCGCTCGGCGGCCTCGTCGAACCCGCGGATGGACGGGTCGAGTACTTCGGCGAGACGACGAACGCCGAGGCGGTCCGCGAGCGACTCGGCGTCCTTCTGCAAGAGCCCGACGACTACCTGTTCAACACGACGGTGAGAGCGGACGTCGAGTACGGCCCCGCCCAACTCGGCGTGCCGCGCGAGGAGGCCGACGACCGCGTGGCGGCTCTCGCCGACGCGCTCGATCTCGGCGACCTGCTCGACAAGCCACCGCACCGCCTGAGCGGCGGCGAAAAGAAGCGCGCCGCACTGGCGAGCGTCCTCGCGTTCGAACCGGACGTGCTCCTCCTCGACGAGCCCGTGAGCGCCGTCGACGCGCCACGGACGGCCGACGTGCTCGACCTGCTCGACCGGCGCTGTCGAGCGGGAGCGACCCTCGTGACCGTCACGCCCGACGTCGAACTGCTCCCCCGGGTGGCCGACCGGATCGTCGTCGTCGGCCCCACGGGAACCATCGTCGCCGACGGTCCCGTCTCGGACGTGTTGACCGACGCCGAGACGCTGGCGACCGCGGGGCTCGAACCGCCCACGGTCGTCCGCCTCTTCGAGACACTCGGCTGGGACGATCCGCCGGTCGACGTCGACGCGGCTGCCGAGCGACTCGCCGCTCGGGGTCTCGCGCGCCGCTGAGCGCGGGCGAGGCGGCGAGCCGGGTACGGGTCGTCAGTCGGCGGCCGCCGTCTCGATCGCCTCGGTTCCCAGCGCGCACACGTCCTCGTCCACGTCGGCCGCGCGGAGCTCCGCAGCCGTGTACCAGTCCCACGCCGCGGCCGGTTCCTCGCCGTCGTCCGGCGCGATCGCACGGGAGTCGACCGTCGCGAAGTAGACGTGGTCGATGTGCTGGTGGCCGACGTGGTCGTCGAAGCGGTTCACGTCGGCGAGCATCAGGTGCCGGGGCCGCGGGACCGCCCGCGACGTCTCCGAGGCGATCTCGCGGTGGTCGGTGAGAAGTGTCGGGTCGAGACCGGTCTCCTCGCGCGCCTCCCGGAGCGCGGTCTCGTGGGGGAGTTCGTCGCGGTCGACGTGGCCGCCGGGCGGCAGACGGATGCCGAGCCCCGGGTGTGCGTGGAGGGCGGTCGCCCCCTCGTTGACGACGTAGACGGTGGCGGTGAAGTGGCGTGTCGTCTCCATGGGCGGTGGTCCGGCGCGGCGGGCTTTTGCGTTCCGCTATGGCCGCGGTGCAGTCGGTGGGTCTCAGCCCCGCCGGATGCCGACCGCGACGAACAGCGCGAGCGCCGTCGTCACCATCCCGACGCCGATGGTGTCGTCGAGCGCCGCTCCTCGACGGTGGAGAGCAACGGCGACGCGAGCGTCCAGAGACCGACGAGGACGAGGTGCCACGCGGCGTACGCGGTCACGGGACCGGATTCGACGGGCGTGGTTCGGGAGTGTGCGACGCCGGGCAAAACCCTTCGGCTGGTCGGTCGACGGCGGTCCGTGCCGCGGCGCCCCGGCCGGAGCGGACGGTCCGGAGAGCAGCCGTCGTGCACGACGAACGCTGTCGACGAGAGCGCGAGAACGGACCGATCAGCCGAGCTGGACCTGCTCTTCGGCTTCGAGCAGTTCGTGGTAGCGGTTGCGGATCGTCACCTCAGAGATGTTCGCGACGTCGGAGACCTCCGACTGGGTGACCTTCTCATTCGTGAGGAGCGAGGCCGCGTACACCGCGGCGGCGGCGAGCCCCACCGGGGACTTGCCCGAGTGGACGCCCTGCTTCTTGGCGTTCTGGAGGAGTTGGCGGGCGCGGCGCTCGGACTCGTCGGAGAGGTCGAGGTCGCTGGCGAACCGCGGGACGTACTGCTCGGGGTCGGCGGGCTTGATCTCGAGTTTGAGCTCGCGGACGATGTAGCGGTACGTCCGGGCGATCTCGTCCTTCTCGACGCGAGAGACGGCGGCGGTCTCGTCGAGCGATCGGGGGGTGCCGGCCTGTCGGGCCGCAGCGTACAGCGAGGCGGTGGAGACGCCCTCGATCGAGCGGCCGGGGAGGAGATCCTCACCGAGCGCTCGGCGGTAGATCACCGACGCGGTCTCGCGGACGCTGTCCGGGAGTCCCAGCGCCGAGGCCATGCGGTCGATCTCGCCGAGCGCCTGCTTGAGGTTACGCTCTTTCGAGTCGCGCGTGCGGAAGCGCTCGTTCCAGGTGCGAAGTCGTTGCATCTTCTCGCGCTGCCTGGACGACAGGGAGTTGCCGTAGGCGTCCTTGTTCTGCCAGCCGATGTTCGTCGACAGCCCCTTGTCGTGCATCATGTTCGTCGTGGGCGCGCCGACACGGGACTTCTGGTCTTTCTCCTTCGAGTCGAACGCCCGCCACTCGGGGCCGTGGTCGATCTCGTCCTCTTCGACCACGAGGCCGCAGTGTTCGCAGACGGTCTCGCCGTGCTCCGTGTCGGTCGCGAGCGGGCCGTTGCACTCGGGGCAGTGGAGGGACTCCTCGGTGGACTCCGTCGATTCATCCTCGCTTTCGCGCGCGCGTGCGCGACTCCGGTTTCGGTCGTAGCTTCTCACGCTTTCGGTCATTGGTTGGGGGAGAAGTGACTGCAGGGCAGCCGTTATCGGAATAAGAGTAGCACGTCCACGTTATTAAAGATAGGGTATTCGTATCCGTGGATCGGTGCTGAAAAATACCACACGGTGCGGTTGAGACGGCCGGCAGACGACACGATTCGCCGTGCGCGTGAATTACGCTGGGTGAGCGGGGACGAATATATGAACGTTGCGCCGGCCGATCGCGGCCGCGAGCAGGTCGACGGGGCACCGAAACCCTTACTCCCGCGCTGTGGTTTCGATCAGGCATGAGCGATTCGCCCGTCGACAGCGAGGAGGTGCGTCACGTCGCCGATCTGGCGCGTGTCGACCTGGCCGACGCGGAAGTCGAGGAGTTCGCCGCCCAGTTCGCCGACATCCTGTCGTACTTCGACACGCTGGACGACGTTCCCGAGATCGAGGCCGACGAGGACCTCGTGAACGTGATGCGGCCCGACGAGGTCCGCGAGGGGCTCTCACAGGAGGAGGCGCTCCGCAACGCCGCGGAGACCGAGGCGGGCCAGTTCAAGGGGCCGCGGGTGTCGTGAGATGGGCGAACTGAACGCGTTCATCACCGAAGCCGAGGTGGCCGGCGCCGACGACGGCCCCCTCGCCGGCTCGACGGTCGCCGTCAAGGACAACATCTCGACCGAGGGCGTCCGGACCACCTGCGGGTCGGCGATGCTTTCCGACTACGTTCCGCCGTACGATGCGACGGTCGTGTCTCGACTGAAAGCGGCCGGCGCGACCATCGTCGGCAAGTCGAACATGGACGAGTTCGGCATGGGGACGACGACCGAGACGTCCGCGTTCGGCCCCACGCGCAACCCCGTCGACACCGACCGGGTCCCCGGCGGCTCCTCGGGCGGGTCGGCGGCGGCCGTCGCCGCCGGCGCGGTCGACCTCGCGCTCGGCTCCGACACCGGCGGGTCGATCCGGTGCCCCGCGGCGTTCTGCGGCGTCGTCGGCATCAAGCCGACGTACGGGCTGGTCTCCCGCTACGGGCTCGTCGCCTACGCCAACTCCCTCGAACAGATCGGGCCGATCGCCCCCACGGTGGAGGACGCCGCGGCGCTCCTCGACGTGCTCGCAGGCGCGGACGAACGCGACTCGACGACCGTCGACGAGGGCGACGACTCGGACTACGCCGCTGCCGCCGACGGCGACGTCGACGGGCTCACGCTTGGGATCCCCACCGAACTCGTCGAGGGGGCCGACGAGCGCGTCGTCGAGACGTTCTGGGAGTCGGTTTCGCGGCTCGAAGCACAGGGGGCGACGTACGAGGAGGTCTCGCTCGAATCCGTCGAGCACGCGCTGGCGGCGTACTACGTCATCGCCATGTCCGAGGCATCCTCGAACCTCGCGCGGTTCGACGGCGTCCGCTACGGGCTCTCGAGTGAAGCGGGCAACTGGAACGAGGCGTTCGCGGCGGTCCGCGACGAGGGGTTCGGAGCGGAGGTCAAACGCCGGATCCTCCTGGGGACGTACGCCCTCTCGGCCGGCTACCACGACAAGTACTACAAGAAGGCCCAGGACGCCCGCGCGTGGGTCCGCCAGGACTTCGAGACCGTCTTCGAGTCGGTCGACCTCGTCGCCTCGCCGACGATGCCGGTCCTCCCGCCCGAACTCGGCGAGAGCCTCGACGACCCGCTCCAACTGTACCTGATGGACGCCAACACCGTCCCGGTGAACCTGGCGAACCTCCCCGCGATCTCGGTGCCGGCGGGCGACGCCGACGGGCTCCCCGTCGGGTTACAGCTCGTGGCCCCGAAGTTCGACGAGGCGACGATGATCCGGGCGGCGAGCGCAGTCGAAGAGTGAGCGGCGGCGGTCGACTCGGCGTCAGTCGCGGCCGGGGCGGACCTCGACGCCGTGAACCGACGTCGGAGCGAGCCGCCACCCCCGGATTCCCTCGACATCCTCGGCGTCTTCGAACGCCGAGGAGAACCAGGGGTTCCGTTCGAGGAGGCCGACCAGCGTCTCCCAGTCGTCGCCGTGGGAGTCGATCGATGCGACCGGACCGGTCACGGCGACGGACTGCCAGTCGAAGCGGGCCCTGACGGTCGTCACGAGGAGCCGTGCGGTCTTCCCGTCCGCGATGAACGTCGACTTACGGCTCGCTCCCCCGGTCCTGAGGAAGGAGAAGTAGACGTCTTGCCCGTCGTACCCGAACGAGATCGGGATGCTGTACGGTTCGTCGTCGTCGGCCAGTGCGAGCACGCCCCACCCGTTCGACTCCAAGAGGGCGTCGACGTCCGCGTCGTCCATGGGCGTGCCCGTCCACTGTCCGTACGGATCTCGTGCCATGCGTAAACGTCACACACGCGACCGTTTCAACCCGGGTGTGCGCTCCCAGCCGCTGAGAACGACCCCGAACCGCGGAGCCCAGTGTCCGTCCTCGCGCGTGGGCGGACCGTCAGCGCCGTCGCTCCGGGTCGAACCCGACGGCAGGCGGTTCCGAAGGCGTCGCGCTCAGGCGGCCGCGGTGGCCACTGAGAGTGCGGCCGCTCGCACCAGATCGAGGGCACTCGTCGGCCGTCCCGCCTCCAGGAGCTCTCGCGCCCGGGCCGCGGTGTCGGCGTCGATCCAGCCCGCGTCGAACAGCGCGTCCACAAGGCCGTCTACCTCGGCGTGGATCCAGCGGTTCATACCTCAGATCGGTGCCGGGCACACCTCAACGGCGACCGTCGTTCTCCGTCGGTGAGAATCGACGGCCCGACCGTGAGTATCTCCCGTAGCGGTGGCTGAGGGGGGAGTTGTCCAGCGATACCGGTGTGGCTCGCTCGCCGGCGGAATCGGACGGTGCCGGGCCGTCAGCGCGACGACTGCGTCGCCATCGACGCCTCCGCGTCACCGGCGTCGGACCGGCGGGCGTGCCAGAGAGCGAACGCGACGGCACCGAGCGTGTCGAGTGCGAGGTCGATCACCGTGTCGGTGGCGTATAGTACTTAGCGTAACTTCTGAAGATAGCCGCCGAGATAATTGTCGATCCAAGAGGCCGCGAAACTTAGCTGGGTCGTGAGCTTCTCGAAGAGCTCGGTGAGGAGAGCGCGGTATTCTGCCGCGCTCTCCACAATCAATGGTGACGCTTCCCATTTCAGACTCTTCCAGACCTGCTCGATCGGATTAAGATCCGGTGAGCCAACGGGGAGAAACACGAGGTCAATCCCAAGCTGATGAGCTCGTTTGCGTGTGTACTCGCACACGTGTGAAGAGAAGTTATCCAAGACGAGCAGAATCCGCTGGCTCGGATTCTGCTCGCGGATCCCTTCGAGACACTCGCAGATTCGCTCTTTCTCCTGAGTAGTCGGGAACTGGAGTACACTCTCACCAGAGAGTGCATAGAACCCGACCGCTGGTGAAGTTAGACG
This Salinigranum marinum DNA region includes the following protein-coding sequences:
- a CDS encoding pyridoxamine 5'-phosphate oxidase family protein, whose amino-acid sequence is MARDPYGQWTGTPMDDADVDALLESNGWGVLALADDDEPYSIPISFGYDGQDVYFSFLRTGGASRKSTFIADGKTARLLVTTVRARFDWQSVAVTGPVASIDSHGDDWETLVGLLERNPWFSSAFEDAEDVEGIRGWRLAPTSVHGVEVRPGRD
- the cbiQ gene encoding cobalt ECF transporter T component CbiQ — protein: MTALLHVSTDLVGVVRAALETEETAAVDGFVQRLHPAVRLLGVVALLVAAALSADLVVLVGLLALAVALAVASRVPLRSFLARTLAVAALSGVVVLPQLILYPGPTAATLWGVEITHTGLAYVAVFETRVTASVALVTLLTLTTPFGTLVATLRRLGAPTTPTTLLALTYRYLFVSFAELHRALLARESRRLRPRGIAAEWRELGALSGSFLLRTIERGERVERAMRARGGARPATPYRRPRPLGVRDGLFTLTALGTLALVVLS
- a CDS encoding NUDIX hydrolase, coding for METTRHFTATVYVVNEGATALHAHPGLGIRLPPGGHVDRDELPHETALREAREETGLDPTLLTDHREIASETSRAVPRPRHLMLADVNRFDDHVGHQHIDHVYFATVDSRAIAPDDGEEPAAAWDWYTAAELRAADVDEDVCALGTEAIETAAAD
- the gatA gene encoding Asp-tRNA(Asn)/Glu-tRNA(Gln) amidotransferase subunit GatA, translating into MGELNAFITEAEVAGADDGPLAGSTVAVKDNISTEGVRTTCGSAMLSDYVPPYDATVVSRLKAAGATIVGKSNMDEFGMGTTTETSAFGPTRNPVDTDRVPGGSSGGSAAAVAAGAVDLALGSDTGGSIRCPAAFCGVVGIKPTYGLVSRYGLVAYANSLEQIGPIAPTVEDAAALLDVLAGADERDSTTVDEGDDSDYAAAADGDVDGLTLGIPTELVEGADERVVETFWESVSRLEAQGATYEEVSLESVEHALAAYYVIAMSEASSNLARFDGVRYGLSSEAGNWNEAFAAVRDEGFGAEVKRRILLGTYALSAGYHDKYYKKAQDARAWVRQDFETVFESVDLVASPTMPVLPPELGESLDDPLQLYLMDANTVPVNLANLPAISVPAGDADGLPVGLQLVAPKFDEATMIRAASAVEE
- a CDS encoding ABC transporter ATP-binding protein is translated as MTAPVLRARDLRYAYPDGTVALDGVDLTVASGERVAITGPNGSGKSTLLQALGGLVEPADGRVEYFGETTNAEAVRERLGVLLQEPDDYLFNTTVRADVEYGPAQLGVPREEADDRVAALADALDLGDLLDKPPHRLSGGEKKRAALASVLAFEPDVLLLDEPVSAVDAPRTADVLDLLDRRCRAGATLVTVTPDVELLPRVADRIVVVGPTGTIVADGPVSDVLTDAETLATAGLEPPTVVRLFETLGWDDPPVDVDAAAERLAARGLARR
- a CDS encoding PDGLE domain-containing protein — translated: MSASAVTRPWLRRSLVAVGVLVLLAPVFALAAGAVGYAEPLENVAEATGAVEHERTLLGSPLPDYSVPGTGTVVGTLVSGVVGTAITLGVALGVGRLLDRNPDP
- a CDS encoding transcription initiation factor IIB; translation: MTESVRSYDRNRSRARARESEDESTESTEESLHCPECNGPLATDTEHGETVCEHCGLVVEEDEIDHGPEWRAFDSKEKDQKSRVGAPTTNMMHDKGLSTNIGWQNKDAYGNSLSSRQREKMQRLRTWNERFRTRDSKERNLKQALGEIDRMASALGLPDSVRETASVIYRRALGEDLLPGRSIEGVSTASLYAAARQAGTPRSLDETAAVSRVEKDEIARTYRYIVRELKLEIKPADPEQYVPRFASDLDLSDESERRARQLLQNAKKQGVHSGKSPVGLAAAAVYAASLLTNEKVTQSEVSDVANISEVTIRNRYHELLEAEEQVQLG
- the gatC gene encoding Asp-tRNA(Asn)/Glu-tRNA(Gln) amidotransferase subunit GatC, with the protein product MSDSPVDSEEVRHVADLARVDLADAEVEEFAAQFADILSYFDTLDDVPEIEADEDLVNVMRPDEVREGLSQEEALRNAAETEAGQFKGPRVS
- a CDS encoding energy-coupling factor ABC transporter permease, translating into MHIPDGFLDPWVLAGCFLLAAAAVGVSSWKLRGGLDGARVPLLGVVAAGIFAAQMLNWPIPGGTSAHFVGGAFAAILLGPYLGCLAMASVVVVQAFVFGDGGVLALGANLLNMAVIDVFVGYVLFRALVGVDETLAAFVAGWGAITVSAAAVGLQAGLSSTFAYDLGTTLTVMTAGHAVLGLVEGAITVLVVRYLVQVRPDLVLGLGRARATPEEVAA